Part of the Chloracidobacterium thermophilum B genome is shown below.
AGAGTGCAAAAATCTTTGATGCCGAAAGGCGTTGATCACGACTCGTTACTTGACGAGTCCACGCCAGATTAAGGTGCAAAAATCTTTGATGCCGAAAGGCGTTGATCACCGCTGAACTACGTTTTGGCTAAGGTCAATCAACTGGGGTGCAAAAATCTTTGATGCCGAAAGGCGTTGATCACAAAAACTCAAGCTCTTGCGCAAGCGCATGGGCGGCAGTGCAAAAATCTTTGATGCCGAAAGGCGTTGATCACGATTTCGCCTATGCGAAGACGCTTGCGCGGAGATAGTGCAAAAATCTTTGATGCCGAAAGGCGTTGATCACAAGAAGCCCAAGCGCAGGCGCGGATTATTGACCTGACCAGTGCAAAAATCTTTGATGCCGAAAGGCGTTGATCACGCGGTAATCGTGATTATAACGCCTGAAGCGCGGGGGTGCAAAAATCTTTGATGCCGAAAGGCGTTGATCACCGGACAAGTGGCAGATACAGCTACCGTCCGCCTTTGTGCAAAAATCTTTGATGCCGAAAGGCGTTGATCACACCGCGCCGGTTTTTCCGTTTGAGCCAAACTGGGGTGCAAAAATCTTTGATGCCGAAAGGCGTTGATCACCCCGTCGCTGGTCAAGGAGCGGGTCAAGGGGCGTCCGTGCAAAAATCTTTGATGCCGAAAGGCGTTGATCACACGGCGTGCACTGGGTACTTTGCTTTCCCGTCGAAGTGCAAAAATCTTTGATGCCGAAAGGCGTTGATCACACCGGGTCTGACCCATATATTGCATCACGAGTGCGTGCAAAAATCTTTGATGCCGAAAGGCGTTGATCACTGTTCTCAACCGAAATCACCGTATCCGACGGGTTGGTGCAAAAATCTTTGATGCCGAAAGGCGTTGATCACACGGTTGGCTTCAACATGGCGTTTCAATCCTGGGTGGTGCAAAAATCTTTGATGCCGAAAGGCGTTGATCACGACGCGGTGATTCGTGAGGCAATCAAAGACAGGATTGTGCAAAAATCTTTGATGCCGAAAGGCGTTGATCACCACGCTGCCGTTGCTGCTGGCGGGCTGGACAAGCTGGTGCAAAAATCTTTGATGCCGAAAGGCGTTGATCACGGCCGCTATCTGCACCTGCAGGGGAAGGTGTATTACGCGTGCAAAAATCTTTGATGCCGAAAGGCGTTGATCACCGGTGTGCTATGCAGTGTGGGGCTGGCGTCCACGGTGCAAAAATCTTTGATGCCGAAAGGCGTTGATCACTACGGGAGACGGCGCAGAAGCTCCCCTAAAGCGTGTGCAAAAATCTTTGATGCCGAAAGGCGTTGATCACTCACACGCTTCTACGCGAATTCACAGACCGGGAATGGGTGCAAAAATCTTTGATGCCGAAAGGCGTTGATCACACCGGCGAGAGACCGTTTCTATCCTGCCTTGGGATAGTGCAAAAATCTTTGATGCCGAAAGGCATTGATCACATTTCAGCCGAGCGACCGCCGCTTGGATTTGTTCACGAGTGCAAAAATCTTTGATGCCGAAAGGCGTTGATCACGCCATCGCAGTCAAGAGCACTCGCTCGCTCTCGCAACAGTGCAAAAATCTTTGATGCCGAAAGGCGTTGATCACTTATCACAGCGCGCCTCGACCGCAAAGTTGACGCAAAGGTGCAAAAATCTTTGATGCCGAAAGGCGTTGATCACCTGTCACACGTGCTGGGAGTACACACCAGAGGGGGTGCAAAAATCTTTGATGCCGAAAGGCGTTGATCACTGGTTTCTCCTTTCCCGCATAAAACGGCTTCGAGTGGTGCAAAAATCTTTGATGCCGAAAGGCGTTGATCACCGATTGCGTCAGCGTCACGCACCTTGTCTTTGACAGGTGCAAAAATCTTTGATGCCGAAAGGCGTTGATCACGCGAACTCGTCTTGGTGCGTGTCGTTATCCGGGAGACAGTGCAAAAATCTTTGATGCCGAAAGGCGTTGATCACTTGACCGGAGACTGCTGCGAACCAACCTTGTTGGCGGTGCAAAAATCTTTGATGCCGAAAGGCGTTGATCACATCTCTGGGTCGGATACGTCCGACCCAACACAGCCGGTGCAAAAATCTTTGATGCCGAAAGGCGTTGATCACGCAGTTGCACCGCCGCCGAGAAAACTTGCGGCTTGTGCAAAAATCTTTGATGCCGAAAGGCGTTGATCACCACACCATAGTACTGCTTCCACGCAAGAGCGCGTCGGGTGCAAAAATCTTTGATGCCGAAAGGCGTTGATCACAGCAGGCTGTAGTGTTTTCCATCCAGTCTTGCGACTGGTGCAAAAATCTTTGATGCCGAAAGGCGTTGATCACATCGCCCCTAAGTCTGGCGGCTCCCAAGTGTCCAGTGCAAAAATCTTTGATGCCGAAAGGCGTTGATCACTAGACTTTTGCGAGTTTCAGCGACATAAGGCGGGTCAGTGCAAAAATCTTTGATGCCGAAAGGCGTTGATCACAATCGCTGCTCGCACGGGTGCTTTTACTGTTTCGCGTGCAAAAATCTTTGATGCCGAAAGGCGTTGATCACCTTCAGTTAGAGGCCCTTCAAGACTTGCTCAATCAGGTGCAAAAATCTTTGATGCCGAAAGGCGTTGATCACGGCCGCATCCTGTACTCGCCGTCAATGCCGGGCCGTGCAAAAATCTTTGATGCCGAAAGGCGTTGATCACGACGGCGGCCAAGATCAGTCCGAAACACGCCGTCGGGTGCAAAAATCTTTGATGCCGAAAGGCGTTGATCACGCCCATGAGGTTTCGTTTCTTTTTTCGATCTGCGAGTGCAAAAATCTTTGATGCCGAAAGGCGTTGATCACCTCCCTTTTTTTCTGCTTGTAGAGAAGGCGCCTAGTGCAAAAATCTTTGATGCCGAAAGGCGTTGATCACTCAACGAAACCCGTAAAACCCTGAACGCCTACGCAGTGCAAAAATCTTTGATGCCGAAAGGCGTTGATCACAGACGGGACTGACTACGGCTTACCCAGCCTGGTTGTGCAAAAATCTTTGATGCCGAAAGGCGTTGATCACCTTGCCAAACTTCTACCGCTACTTCCAGCGCATAAGGTGCAAAAATCTTTGATGCCGAAAGGCGTTGATCACGCCAGCCGGTAAGAATCAAGCTGGTCTAGTTCTAACGTGCAAAAATCTTTGATGCCGAAAGGCGTTGATCACTCCGACAAGCCAATTGGCGCGGTCAAACGCAGGTCAGTGCAAAAATCTTTGATGCCGAAAGGCGTTGATCACGCCGGGCGGGGGCTACGCCCGAAATCTCACACCGGTGCAAAAATCTTTGATGCCGAAAGGCGTTGATCACATACCAAGTATAATAGACTTCTGTGCGAAGTTGTAGTGCAAAAATCTTTGATGCCGAAAGGCGTTGATCACTGCTGACGGTTGTGGACGACAGCGAGGATGATTCGGTGCAAAAATCTTTGATGCCGAAAGGCGTTGATCACCACCCGTCACGCGGGTGCGAGTGCCGGAAGGCACTGGTGCAAAAATCTTTGATGCCGAAAGGCGTTGATCACTTTGATTCGGTCTCAATCGAGCACGAACGCGCGTTTGTGCAAAAATCTTTGATGCCGAAAGGCGTTGATCACCGGCCGAAATACCGGCCATATTTCCGCGCTGGCTTGTGCAAAAATCTTTGATGCCGAAAGGCGTTGATCACTTAAAACCGGCGAATGGCGAATGGTAGATGTATGAAACTCTCTGATGCTGAGAAATGTTGATCACCCACAAGGCGTTGTCAGGCAAAAGCAATCTTGAGAGATTGCTTTTGCCTGACAACACCACATCGCCAAACAAATTGACCGACCAGCAGTTCCCCTCCCCTGTCCCTAACCGGCGAAACCCGGCGGGCCAGGCAATCCACCAGTACCGCAGCGTGCTGGACAGGACAAGAACAACCGGTAGATTATTCAATGCCACCATCACACGCCCCGCCACCCCGGCCCTCATCGCACCACCCAACGTATGCCCCGCTGGCTGTTCTGCCTCATCATCCTGCTGTGCAACACCCCCGGAGCCTACGCCCTCGACCCAAACAAAGTCCTGACGCAATACGTCCGCCAAGTCTGGCTCGCCAGTGACGGACTCCCCCTCAACGCCATCTTCACCATCACGCAAACCCGCGACGGCTACATCTGGGTCGGCACCCACGAAGGTCTGGCACGTTTCGACGGCATCCACTTCACCACCTTCAATCGCCAGAACACTCCCATCCTCAACAACAACCGCATCACCGTACTGTGCGAAGCCCCGTCCGGCGCCCTCTGGATCGGCACCGGAGGTGACCGCTTCTTCAGCAGCGGCGGCGTCCGTGGCGGCGGACTGTTCCGGTATGACCAGGGACGCTGGCAACGCTTCGGAATGGATGACGGTCTTCCCGATGACATCATCAATGCCCTCACCATAGACCCACCCGGGACACTCTGGGCCGGCACCATGAATGGACTGGTGGCGTTCGACGGGCAGCGATTTACCCACTACACCGCCGGACTGCCCAGTACCAAAATCGCCGCCCTGCGCTTTGACCGCCAGGGCATACTCTGGATCGGCACGACCAGCGGGCTGGCTCGCTTCCAGCAGGGACGGATCGAAACCACAGAACTGACTGACCACAGTATCCAGGCGCTGTACGAAGACCAGGCCGGATGCCTCTGGATTGGCACCCAGACCGGACTGCTCTACCGCCCCCCATCATCCACCCGCTGCATCCCCACCAAAGTCACCAGCCCGTTGACATACTCCCCTGCCTAAAGGCAGGGGATTCTTGTTCTTGGTTCTGCGAGCGCACTTACTTCATCAGGTTGCCCCTCTAAAGCAGCGGTGCATCTCTCCCCAAGCGTTCCCTCTTTCGAGGCAGTTCCCTTTTGCCCAAAGGTACTGTTTTGCCACTCCATTCCCAAGATGCTTAGTCCCTTCTTGAGGATGTTCAAAGCCGCATTCTGGTCTCTGTCTGATTCAAATCCACATTGAGGACAACTATGGGTTCTGGTGGATAGGGTTTTTACTACCCTATGCCCACAGTTACTACAGTCCTGTGTGGTGTACTGCGGCGGTACGCTGACGACTGCCTTGTCCCACACCTTGCCGTAGTAGTCCAGCCACGCAGTGAATTGAGACCAGCCAGCATCATGAATGGATTTGGCAAGATGATGATTTTTGACCAGGTTCTTCACCTGCAAGTCTTCATACGCCACGACATCGTGAGATGCCACCACGCACCGTGCCTGCTTAATTGCCCAGTCTTTACGCTGGCGTTGGACTTTCAGATGCACTTTGCCCAGTCGCTTTCTTTGCTTGTGGTAGTTCCTGGATTGGGATTTTGCCCCCTTCTTGAACTTCCGACTTAATCTGCGCTGGTGTTGCTTTAACCTTCTTTCACTACGCCTCAAAAACTTAGGATACTCTACAGGGTTGCCGTTCTGGTCGGTGTAGAAAGCCTTTAAGCCCAAGTCAATGCCAATAACATTGCCTGTGTATGCTCCCTGCTCTTTGCGCTCCACATCCAGGCAGAACTGAGCATAGTACCCATCTGCCCTGCGTATCACCCGCACCCGATTGATTTTGGAGTTTAGGATATGGTGTCTTGCCTCACCATTGCAGTACAGAGCAAAAGCACCAGCATTGAAGCCATCAGTGAAGATGATAGACATTCCATCTCCTGACAGCTTCCAGCCAGATACCTTGTATTCCACAGAACGGCAATGCTTCTTGAACTTGGGATACCCTTTCCTGACCGCCTTGTTTCTGCAGTTGGTATAGAACCGAGAAATGGAAGCCCAGGCTCGCTCTGCACTTGCCTGCCTTGCCGCTGAGTTTAACTTCCTGGCAAAGTCAAACTCTTTGGCCAGGTCTTGGCAGTAGGCATAGAGAACAGCTTTGTTTACGCTCTTGTTGTCCATCCAGTACCGCACACATTTGTTTCTGACAAACTGTGCGGTACGGATGGCTTCATCCAGAGCCTGATACTGCTCTGCTGTCCCGTTGAGTAGCTTGGCTTCCATGACTCTCATACTGCTATTTTATCACAGGTTTGGCTTGATAAAACAGCGTGCGCCTTATATCCCTGCCCTAAAGTGCAGGGCTTTACGGCGTTTTTTCGGTAACGGACATCTGCGAAGACCCCGACGGCAACCTCCGGGTAAGCACCTACACCCAGGGACTGATCCGCTGCCGTGGCGAAACCATTGACGTGTTCACACCACCCCCCCATCCCGGAACGGACACTGTGACCTTCGGCGTCCACGAAATGTCCCTCTGTCTCCTGACCGGACGCGAAGGCGAACTCTGGGTGGGAACGGGACGCGGGTTGTACTGCTTTCACGACGGGGCCGTGACCCCTCTGGGCGAACCCGAAGGACTTTTGGGAACCTATACCTACCCCATCCTGCAGGACCGGGCGGGAGTGATCTGGGTCGGCACGAGCGAAGGCGGGCTGTCACGTATCGAACAGGGCAAAGTGACGGCTACCTGGGGCCAGCGTCCGGGAAAGTCGGGCCGGCCGGGGCTGCCGGGTGACGACGTCCTGGCGCTGTGTGAAGACCATACCGGCGCGCTGTGGCTCGGCTCCTCCACCGGACTGACCCGCAAGGAAGGCAACCGTTTCACCACCTACCGACCAGCCAACGGACTGAGCGGACTCCCCGTGCGCGTCATCCACGAGGAACCCGACGGCAGCCTGCTGATTGGCGCCGGCACGACACTCTGCCGCTTTGCCGGAGGCAAGTTCACCCGGATGGGAACAAACGAAGGCTACCCCGTTCCCGACGCCCAGGTACTGTTCATCGGACGTGACCGGGATGGCAACCTGTGGATCGGCACCAATCGCGGGCTGGTCTGCCAGCGGCAGGGACGCTTCACCCTTTACGGTGTGGCGGACGGACTGCCCAACCCCAACGTCAAATACCTCTACCACGACTCACAGGGCATTCTCTGGTTTGGCACGGCCGGCGGACTGGTTCACTTCGCCAACCACCGGTTCACCGCCATCACGACCCGGCAGGGACTGTTCGACGACAACATTCACGTCATTCTGGTGGACGATCAGGATCGCTTCTGGATGTCCAGCAATCTGGGAATTTTCACCGTCCCACGGGCTGAACTCACTGCCTGCGCCGAAAAACGGCAACCCCGCGTCACATGTCGCGTGTTTGGCCCGTCCGACGGCATGCGCGACCAGGAAGGCAACGGCAGCCGCCAGCCCGCCGGCTGCCGGGCCGCCGATGGAAGCCTGTGGTTTCCCACGACCAACGGGATCGCCATCCTCAACCCAGTCACACTGCCTTACAACGCTTCGCCGCCACCCGTGACCATCGAACGGCTGCTGGCCGATGGGCAATCCTTGGAAAACCTGTCTCCGGTGCTGCCCGTGCACACCCAAACCGTTGAAATCCACTACACGGGTCTCAGTTTTATCCTGCCCAAGCAGGTGACCTTTGCCTATCAGCTCAGCGGTCTCAGTCAGGACTGGCAAGCCGCCGGCTCACGGCGGACGGCTTATTTCAGCGGTCTGCCCCCCGGCACGTACACCTTCCGCGTGCGCGCTTTCAACCGCGACGGTGTGGCCAGCGCGAATGTGGCTGAAGTCAGGTTTTCCATTCCCGCGCCCTGGTACCGTACCCGCCTCGCCTATGCCGGCTACCTCCTGCTGGCGCTCAGTCTCATTGCCGAAGGCGTTCGGTGGCGGCTCGCGGCGCTGCGCCGGCTGGCCCTCCGCCTCGAACAGACCGTGGCGGCGCGTACGGCTGAAATTTACCAACAACAGGAAGCACTACGCGGCCAGCGCGATGAAATCGAACGCAAAAACGCCGAGATGCTTGAGAGCATCCGCTACGCCGAGCGCATCCAACGGGCGCTGCTGCCACGTGCCGGACAACTCACCACAACACTCACCGATGCCTTCGTGGTGTATCTGCCGCGCGATATTGTCTCGGGAGACTTTTACCGAAAAAACGCCGTAAAGCCCTGCACTTTAGGGCAGGGATATAAGGCGCACGCTGTTTTATCAAGCCAAACCTGTGATAAAATAGCAGTATGAGAGTCATGGAAGCCAAGCTACTCAACGGGACAGTAGAGCAGTATCAGGCTCTGGATGAAGCCATCCGTACCGCACAGTTTGTCAGAAACAAATGTGTGCGGTACTGGATGGACAACAAGAGCGTCAACAAAGCTGTTCTCTATGCCCACTGCAAAGACCTGGCCAAAGAGTTTGACTTTGTCAGGAAGTTAAACTCAGCGGCAAGGCAGGCAAGTGCAGAGCGAGCCTGGGCTTCCATTTCCCGGTTCCATACCAACTGCAGAAACAAGGCGGTCAAGAAAGGGTATCCCAAGTTCAAGAAGCATTGCCGTTCTGTGGAATACAAGGTATCTGGCTGGAAGCTGTCAGGAGATGGAATGTCTATCACCTTCACTGATGGCTTCAATGCTGGTGCTTTTGCTCTGTACTGCAATGGTGAGGCAAGACACCATATCCTAAACTCCAAAATCAATCGGGTGCGGGTGATACGCAGGGCAGATGGGTACTATGCTCAGTTCTGCCTGGATGTGGAGCGCAAAGAGCGGGGAGAATACACAGGCAATGTGATTGGCATTGACTTGGGCTTAAAGGCTTTCTACACCGACCAGAACGGCAACCCTGTAGAGTATCCTAAGTTTTTGAGGCGTAGTGAAAGGAAGTTAAAGCAACACCAGCGCAGATTAAGTCGGAAGTTCAAGAAGGGGGCAAAATCCCAATCCAAGAACTACCACAAGCAAAGAAAGCGACTGGGCAAAGTGCATCTGAAAGTCCAACGCCAGCGTAAAGACTGGGCAATTAAGCAGGCACGGTGCGTGGTGGCATCTCACGATGTCGTGGCGTATGAAGACTTGCAGGTGAAGAACCTGGTCAAAAATCATCATCTTGCCAAATCCATTCATGATGCTGGCTGGTCTCAATTCACTGCGTGGCTGGACTACTACGGCAAGGTGTGGGACAAGGCAGTCGTCAGCGTACCGCCGCAGTACACCACACAGGACTGTAGTCACTGTGGGCATAGGGTAGTAAAAACCCTATCCACCAGAACCCATAGTTGTCCTCAATGTGGATTTGAACTAGACAGAGACCAGAATGCGGCTTTGAACATCCTCAAGAAGGGACTAAGCATCTTGGGAATGGAGTGGCAAAACAGTACCTTTGGGCAAAAGGGAACTGCCTCGAAAGAGGGAACGCTTGGGGAGAGATGCACCGCTGCTTTAGAGGGGCAACCTGATGAAGTAAGTGCGCTCGCAGAACCAAGAACAAGAATCCCCTGCCTTTAGGCAGGGGAGTATGTCAATGGTTGCGTAACCTCGACGCCGATACGGTGCTTCTGGCCGTCGGCGACTGCACCGGGCACGGCGTACCGGGCGCGCTGATGTCCATGATCGGCATCACACTGCTCGATCGACTCATTCAGGAAGGTGTGACTGAACCGGCTCTCATTCTGGAACAGCTCCACCTTGGCATTCGCCGCGCCCTGCAGCAGGACGGTGACACCAAAACCGCCAGGACGGCATGGACATCGGACTGTGCCGCATCGAACGCGCGACTGGCCGGCTCTGCTTTTCCGGCGCGGCCCTTCGCGCTTACCTCGTGACGCCGGCCGGTGAACTCACCACCATCAAAGGCGATACGAAATCCATCGGCGGACGCCAACGCGAGGCATACCGGACCTTCACCCACCACGAGGTTGACTACGCTGACGGAACCATGCTGTACCTGCTGACCGATGGTTTCACCGACCAGAAAAACCCCACCGGTGAACGCTATGGTTCGCGCCGAACCGGGCAGAAGCTGCAGCAAATAGCCAGCCTGCCAGCCGCCAGGCAGGCCGAAGCCCTCTCACGGGAAATCCATCTCTTTCGCGGCACAGAAGCCCAACTCGATGACATTGCCATTGTTGGTGTCCGCCTCAAGGTGAAACATGGCGAGTAGCGAGTAGCGAGTAGCGAGTAGCGAGTGGCGAATAGCGAATGGGGAATGGAAAATGGAGACTGAGAAATGGAAAGTGAAAAAAGGATAGAAACATACGAACGAACCAGCCAGCTCTCCGTTATCTGCTCGCATCGTTCCTTTCCCCATCAGCTATTCGCTATTCGCTATTCGCCACCC
Proteins encoded:
- a CDS encoding ligand-binding sensor domain-containing protein, encoding MPRWLFCLIILLCNTPGAYALDPNKVLTQYVRQVWLASDGLPLNAIFTITQTRDGYIWVGTHEGLARFDGIHFTTFNRQNTPILNNNRITVLCEAPSGALWIGTGGDRFFSSGGVRGGGLFRYDQGRWQRFGMDDGLPDDIINALTIDPPGTLWAGTMNGLVAFDGQRFTHYTAGLPSTKIAALRFDRQGILWIGTTSGLARFQQGRIETTELTDHSIQALYEDQAGCLWIGTQTGLLYRPPSSTRCIPTKVTSPLTYSPA
- a CDS encoding RNA-guided endonuclease InsQ/TnpB family protein gives rise to the protein MRVMEAKLLNGTAEQYQALDEAIRTAQFVRNKCVRYWMDNKSVNKAVLYAYCQDLAKEFDFARKLNSAARQASAERAWASISRFYTNCRNKAVRKGYPKFKKHCRSVEYKVSGWKLSGDGMSIIFTDGFNAGAFALYCNGEARHHILNSKINRVRVIRRADGYYAQFCLDVERKEQGAYTGNVIGIDLGLKAFYTDQNGNPVEYPKFLRRSERRLKQHQRRLSRKFKKGAKSQSRNYHKQRKRLGKVHLKVQRQRKDWAIKQARCVVASHDVVAYEDLQVKNLVKNHHLAKSIHDAGWSQFTAWLDYYGKVWDKAVVSVPPQYTTQDCSNCGHRVVKTLSTRTHSCPQCGFESDRDQNAALNILKKGLSILGMEWQNSTFGQKGTASKEGTLGERCTAALEGQPDEVSALAEPRTRIPCL
- a CDS encoding SpoIIE family protein phosphatase; the encoded protein is MRNLDADTVLLAVGDCTGHGVPGALMSMIGITLLDRLIQEGVTEPALILEQLHLGIRRALQQDGDTKTARTAWTSDCAASNARLAGSAFPARPFALTS
- a CDS encoding ligand-binding sensor domain-containing protein: MFTPPPHPGTDTVTFGVHEMSLCLLTGREGELWVGTGRGLYCFHDGAVTPLGEPEGLLGTYTYPILQDRAGVIWVGTSEGGLSRIEQGKVTATWGQRPGKSGRPGLPGDDVLALCEDHTGALWLGSSTGLTRKEGNRFTTYRPANGLSGLPVRVIHEEPDGSLLIGAGTTLCRFAGGKFTRMGTNEGYPVPDAQVLFIGRDRDGNLWIGTNRGLVCQRQGRFTLYGVADGLPNPNVKYLYHDSQGILWFGTAGGLVHFANHRFTAITTRQGLFDDNIHVILVDDQDRFWMSSNLGIFTVPRAELTACAEKRQPRVTCRVFGPSDGMRDQEGNGSRQPAGCRAADGSLWFPTTNGIAILNPVTLPYNASPPPVTIERLLADGQSLENLSPVLPVHTQTVEIHYTGLSFILPKQVTFAYQLSGLSQDWQAAGSRRTAYFSGLPPGTYTFRVRAFNRDGVASANVAEVRFSIPAPWYRTRLAYAGYLLLALSLIAEGVRWRLAALRRLALRLEQTVAARTAEIYQQQEALRGQRDEIERKNAEMLESIRYAERIQRALLPRAGQLTTTLTDAFVVYLPRDIVSGDFYRKNAVKPCTLGQGYKAHAVLSSQTCDKIAV
- a CDS encoding RNA-guided endonuclease InsQ/TnpB family protein encodes the protein MRVMEAKLLNGTVEQYQALDEAIRTAQFVRNKCVRYWMDNKSVNKAVLYAHCKDLAKEFDFVRKLNSAARQASAERAWASISRFHTNCRNKAVKKGYPKFKKHCRSVEYKVSGWKLSGDGMSITFTDGFNAGAFALYCNGEARHHILNSKINRVRVIRRADGYYAQFCLDVERKERGEYTGNVIGIDLGLKAFYTDQNGNPVEYPKFLRRSERKLKQHQRRLSRKFKKGAKSQSKNYHKQRKRLGKVHLKVQRQRKDWAIKQARCVVASHDVVAYEDLQVKNLVKNHHLAKSIHDAGWSQFTAWLDYYGKVWDKAVVSVPPQYTTQDCSHCGHRVVKTLSTRTHSCPQCGFELDRDQNAALNILKKGLSILGMEWQNSTFGQKGTASKEGTLGERCTAALEGQPDEVSALAEPRTRIPCL
- a CDS encoding PP2C family protein-serine/threonine phosphatase, whose translation is MDIGLCRIERATGRLCFSGAALRAYLVTPAGELTTIKGDTKSIGGRQREAYRTFTHHEVDYADGTMLYLLTDGFTDQKNPTGERYGSRRTGQKLQQIASLPAARQAEALSREIHLFRGTEAQLDDIAIVGVRLKVKHGE